Proteins from one Terriglobales bacterium genomic window:
- a CDS encoding carboxypeptidase-like regulatory domain-containing protein: protein MSNTKRFIAFFALVLAGELAYGFQYSIGGGNSANQGTMAPEAPKKAPTVRSVTGVVLDQNDNTIPHAIVYLKNNKTLAVKTSITNDNGSYQFTGLVPNQDYELYAGLNGSKGPTKTLSGFDSREKTTLNLHIDQKPKEPQESKSK, encoded by the coding sequence ATGTCGAATACGAAACGGTTTATCGCATTTTTTGCTTTAGTGTTGGCAGGTGAACTGGCCTACGGCTTCCAGTACAGTATTGGCGGCGGTAATAGCGCGAATCAGGGAACCATGGCGCCTGAAGCTCCAAAGAAGGCGCCGACCGTGCGCTCTGTAACCGGTGTAGTTCTCGACCAGAACGATAACACGATTCCTCATGCGATTGTGTACTTGAAAAACAACAAGACTCTTGCTGTAAAAACTTCGATTACCAACGACAATGGAAGCTATCAATTTACCGGTCTTGTGCCCAATCAGGACTACGAGCTTTATGCGGGGCTCAACGGAAGCAAAGGCCCCACCAAAACTCTGAGTGGGTTCGATTCACGCGAAAAAACTACACTTAATTTACACATAGATCAAAAACCAAAAGAACCACAAGAATCAAAATCAAAGTAG